In Rhodamnia argentea isolate NSW1041297 chromosome 4, ASM2092103v1, whole genome shotgun sequence, the following proteins share a genomic window:
- the LOC115740949 gene encoding RRP12-like protein isoform X3 has translation MEGIEFDAASPPPHDPAVEDDFCCSILARFAGSSQDDHQHLCAVVGAMSQELKDQCLPRTPIAYFGATCSSLDKLLSASPGPDPQGHVVESLMTLLCLLLPKVSASVVRKRSQYVSELVLRVVRGGCLPPGAVGSGLKCVSHLLNVSKDANWSSVAQLYGVLLGFVTESHPKIRRQSHLCLRDVLRSFHGTPAVVPASEGVTSMFERFLLLAGGSKGDATEGSRGAQEVLYVLDSLKECLPFMSLKYTSNTLKYFKTLLELRQPLVTRRITDGLSALCLYPTSEVSPEALLDLLCSLAHLVSASETSVDGMTFTARLLDAGMRKVYSLNRQICVVKLPLIFNALREILPSEHEEAIFASAETFKRLIDYCIDEDLINQGVEQIKIHANAESRKSGPTCIERICVTIESLLDYRFSAVWDVAFQIISATLKKLGNNASYLLRGMLKSLGDLQKLPDEDFPYRKQLHECVGLAVVALGPEMFLSLLPLNLESDDLSEVNVWLFPVLKQYTVGAHLSYFMDSVLDSVGLIKQKARKLELEGRVFSARSADALVYSLWSLLPSFCNYAVDTAESLKYLEKALCRALREEPDVRGVICSSLQLLIDQNKRVLNENDESSGTEFGISAEKAVSHYTLQVATDNLSVLRSSAREFLSVLSGIFLNSKKDDGGCLQSTIAALSSVADKAVISRLYKSTMQKLLKVTLEAGKVRNSRKPNSMGSDDLSNESSPSVLRGKLFDLAASLLPGLNVAEVDVLFKAIQPALQDADSVIQKKSYKVLSVMLKNDERFLSLKLEELMKLMVEVLPTCHFSAKRHRLECLYFLIVHLSKANKKTRNRAYDILVEIGHACGDEEKGGRKEDLLHFFNMVAGGLAGETPHMISAAAKGLARLAYEFTDLVSTAFNVLPSTFLLLQRKNREIIKANLGLLKVLVAKSQVDWLQMHLGSMVEGLLKWQDNTKNHFKSKVKVLLEMLVKKCGLDAVKAVMPEEHMKLLTNIRKIKERKERKHASNSEESRSHLSKATTSRLSRWNHTKIFSDSGDEESTDGETDYMDGETNIGRRSRDSALLKLKATSLRSKKSHRSAKSLPEDLIDQLEDGPLDLLDRQKMRSALRGSQQGKRKAESDDDLEIDSEGRLVIHEGEGSTKSSAAHPDSDSRSEAGGYLSMDSSRKTQKRRKTSQSGWAYTGNEYASKKARGDLKRKDKLEPYAYWPLDRKMMSRRPEHRAAARRGMASVVKMTKMLEGKSASSALSLKSTKFKKKGNKAGKKKGK, from the exons ATGGAGGGCATCGAGTTCGACGCGGCGTCCCCACCTCCCCACGACCCCGCCGTCGAGGACGACTTCTGCTGCTCGATCCTCGCCCGCTTCGCCGGCTCCTCGCAGGACGACCACCAGCACCTCTGCGCCGTGGTTGGCGCCATGTCCCAGGAGCTCAAGGACCAATGCCTGCCTCGCACTCCGATCGCCTACTTCGGCGCCACCTGCTCGTCGCTCGACAAGCTCCTCTCCGCCTCCCCTGGCCCCGATCCTCAGGGTCATGTCGTTGAGTCGCTGATGACACTACTTTGCCTGTTATTGCCTAAGGTTTCTGCTTCCGTCGTGAGGAAGAGGAGTCAGTATGTGTCAGAGCTAGTCCTCAGGGTGGTCCGCGGCGGTTGTTTGCCTCCTGGAGCGGTGGGTTCGGGCTTGAAGTGCGTTTCCCATTTGTTGAACGTTTCTAAGGATGCGAATTGGTCCAGCGTGGCGCAATTGTACGGAGTTTTGCTTGGTTTTGTGACTGAATCTCACCCTAAG ATAAGAAGGCAATCACATCTCTGTCTACGGGATGTTTTACGAAGCTTTCACGGGACGCCAGCAGTAGTGCCTGCAAGTGAAGGAGTAACAAGCATGTTTGAAAGATTCCTACTGCTTGCTGGTGGATCAAAAGGAGATGCTACAGAAGGATCTAGAGGAGCGCAGGAAGTCCTTTATGTTCTCGACTCTTTGAAAGAGTGTCTACCATTCATGTCATTGAAGTATACAAGCAATACTCTTAAGTACttcaaaacccttttggaacTTCGCCAGCCCCTTGTTACAAGGCGCATAACAGATGGTTTGAGTGCTCTTTGTCTATATCCAACTTCAGAAGTGTCTCCTGAAGCACTGCTTGATTTATTATGCTCATTAGCTCATTTAGTATCTGCAAGCGAAACATCTGTGGATGGCATGACATTCACTGCTCGTTTACTGGATGCTGGAATGAGAAAAGTTTATTCCTTGAATAGGCAAATATGTGTTGTTAAGCTCCCTCTGATATTCAATGCACTTAGAG AGATTCTGCCATCCGAGCATGAGGAAGCCATATTTGCTTCAGCAGAAACATTCAAGAGGCTCATAGACTATTGCATCGATGAAGATTTGATCAATCAGGGAGTGGAGCAGATCAAGATACATGCAAACGCAGAATCAAGAAAGTCCGGACCCACTTGCATTGAAAGAATTTGTGTGACTATTGAGAGTTTGCTGGATTATCGTTTTAGTGCCGTCTGGGACGTAGCCTTCCAAATTATTTCAGCTACTTTGAAAAAATTAG GAAATAATGCTTCTTATCTTCTGAGAGGAATGCTTAAGAGCTTGGGAGACCTACAGAAGTTGCctgatgaagattttccttacAGGAAACAG TTGCATGAATGTGTTGGATTGGCAGTTGTCGCCCTTGGTCCTGAAATGTTTTTAAGCCTTCTCCCCCTCAACTTGGAGTCTGATGACCTATCTGAGGTGAATGTCTGGCTCTTCCCAGTTTTGAAGCAGTACACTGTAGGTGCCCACTTGAGCTATTTCATGGACTCAGTTCTGGATTCAGTTGGTCTAATAAAACAGAAAGCACGTAAG CTTGAGCTAGAAGGAAGAGTCTTCTCAGCTAGAAGTGCAGATGCCCTTGTATACTCTTTATGGTCCCTCTTGCCATCGTTTTGCAACTATGCTGTGGATACAGCTGAAAGTTTGAAATACTTGGAGAAGGCATTATGCAGAGCCCTTCGTGAAGAACCTGATGTTCGTGGTGTAATATGTTCCAGCCTGCAGCTACTCATTGATCAGAATAAAAGGGttttaaatgaaaatgatgaatctTCAGGCACTGAGTTTGGTATATCTGCAGAGAAAGCTGTGTCCCATTACACTCTGCAGGTTGCCACTGATAATTTGAGTGTGTTGAGGTCATCTGCTCGTGAATTTCTGTCAGTTTTGTCTGGAATCTTTCTGAATTCCAAAAAAGATGACGGTGGCTGTTTACAG TCTACAATTGCTGCATTGTCTTCAGTAGCAGATAAAGCAGTAATATCAAGGCTATATAAAAGTACAATGCAGAAGCTACTGAAAGTTACTCTGGAAGCTGGGAAAGTGCGCAATTCTAGAAAGCCAAACTCCATGGGAAGTGATGATTTATCCAATGAAAGTTCACCTTCTGTTCTTCG GGGAAAGCTATTTGACTTGGCTGCTTCTCTTTTGCCTGGACTGAACGTCGCAGAGGTCGATGTTCTGTTTAAAGCTATACAACCAGCATTGCAG GATGCAGACAGTGTTATCCAGAAGAAGTCGTACAAAGTTCTTTCAGTAATGCTTAAG AATGATGAAAGGTTTCTTTCATTGAAGCTCGAGGAGTTGATGAAGCTTATGGTTGAAGTGCTACCAACATGTCATTTTTCAGCAAAACGGCATAGGCTTGAGTGCTTGTACTTTCTTATAGTCCATCTTTCTAAG GCTAATAAGAAGACAAGAAACAGGGCATATGACATCCTTGTGGAAATTGGGCATGCATGTGGTGATGAAGAAAAGGGTGGAAGAAAGGAGGacttgcttcatttttttaacatg GTAGCTGGAGGGTTGGCAGGTGAAACTCCTCATATGATCAGTGCTGCAGCGAAAGGCTTGGCTCGCTTGGCTTATGAGTTCACAGATCTTGTCTCAACTGCATTCAATGTTCTTCCTTccacatttcttcttcttcagagaAAGAACCGAGAAATAATTAAG GCAAATTTAGGTCTTCTGAAGGTACTGGTTGCCAAATCTCAAGTTGATTGGTTGCAAATGCACTTGGGGAGTATGGTGGAAGGCTTGTTGAAGTGGCAAGATAacacaaaaaatcattttaagtCCAAG GTTAAAGTCCTCCTGGAAATGCTAGTCAAGAAATGTGGCTTGGATGCTGTAAAGGCTGTAATGCCTGAAGAACACATGAAACTCCTTACTAATATAAGAAAG ATCAAGGAGCGAAAGGAGAGGAAACATGCTTCTAATTCGGAGGAAAGTAGGTCTCATTTGTCAAAAGCCACCACATCCAG GCTTAGCAGATGGAATCATACAAAGATATTTTCTGATTCTGGTGATGAAGAAAGCACGGATGGTGAGACTGATTACATGGACGGTGAGACAAATATTGGCAGACGGAGCAGGGATTCCGCATTGTTAAAGTTAAAGGCTACTTCATTACG GTCCAAGAAATCGCATAGATCTGCCAAGAGCCTGCCAGAAGACCTTATAGACCAATTGGAGGACGGACCTCTAGATTTGCTTGATCGGCAGAAAATGAGGTCAGCACTTAGAGGATCTCAGCAAGGCAAACGGAAGGCAGAGTCAGATGATGACCTAGAGATAGACTCCGAAGGTCGTCTAGTCATCCACGAGGGAGAGGGATCAACAAAGTCCTCGGCAGCCCACCCGGATTCAGATTCCAGGAGTGAAGCTGGTGGTTATCTTTCCATGGACTCTTCAAGGAAAACCCAGAAGCGTAGAAAGACATCACAATCGGGGTGGGCTTACACAGGGAATGAGTATGCTAGTAAAAAAGCTCGTGGAGACTTGAAGAGGAAGGACAAGCTTGAGCCCTATGCCTACTGGCCTCTCGATCGTAAGATGATGAGCCGGAGACCAGAGCATCGGGCAGCAGCGAGGAGAGGAATGGCAAGCGTCGTGAAGATGACGAAAATGCTTGAAGGAAAGAGTGCCTCGAGCGCGCTCTCCCTTAAAAGCACCAAattcaaaaagaagggaaataaagcaggaaaaaagaaaggcaagtGA